From one Lycium barbarum isolate Lr01 chromosome 6, ASM1917538v2, whole genome shotgun sequence genomic stretch:
- the LOC132599376 gene encoding pre-rRNA-processing protein ESF2-like encodes MGEKDLEIEETSTARGEEQRGDEAKTEVRKVKKKKKSFKGVKVEKRGVCHVSRVPPRMDHVKLRQVLSQFGEIQRIYLVPEAAAAQMNRKRAGGFRGQAFSEGWIEFTKKNVAKRVANILNGQQMGGRKRSSFYYDIWNVKYLSKIKWDDVTDEIAQRHAVREQKLALELSAAKRERDFYLTQVDKSRALSSIEERMKKKQKVQQESGVISDFPSEEFAPKVIRQFSQKKPVADEAGKIKPKLSKDVLAGVFGGQ; translated from the exons ATGGGTGAGAAAGATTTGGAAATTGAGGAAACAAGTACAGCACGTGGAGAAGAACAGAGGGGAGATGAAGCTAAAACAGAGGTGCGAAaagttaaaaagaagaaaaagtctTTTAAAGGTGTGAAGGTGGAAAAACGTGGAGTTTGTCACGTAAGTAGAGTACCACCTCGTATGGACCACGTGAAACTTCGTCAGGTTCTTTCTCAGTTTGGAGAAATTCAAAGAATATATCTTGTACCTGAAG CTGCTGCTGCTCAAATGAATCGGAAACGGGCAGGTGGGTTCCGAGGGCAAGCATTTTCAGAAGG GTGGATTGAATTTACGAAGAAGAATGTTGCCAAGAGAGTCGCAAATATTTTAAATGGTCAACAGATGG GTGGAAGGAAAAGGTCATCATTCTATTATGACATTTGGAATGTCAAATACTTGTCTAAAATCAAATGGGATGATGTTACTGATGAAATTG CACAAAGGCACGCAGTTCGTGAGCAGAAACTAGCTTTGGAGCTTTCTGCTGCGAAGAGGGAGCGTGATTTCTACCTTACACAAGTTGATAAATCTCGTGCTTTAAGTTCTATTGAAGAACGAATGAAGAAG AAGCAAAAGGTGCAACAGGAATCTGGGGTAATTTCTGATTTCCCAAGTGAAGAGTTTGCGCCAAAGGTGATACGGCAGTTTTCCCAGAAAAAACCTGTGGCAGATGAAGCTGGAAAAATCAAGCCTAAGCTGTCTAAGGACGTTTTAGCCGGA GTATTTGGTGGTCAATGA